In Neisseriaceae bacterium CLB008, one genomic interval encodes:
- a CDS encoding DUF1367 family protein has translation MATKIMMVKAQDGSLRPATEYDAEQLKRIRIGQAVKMEMARQTDRSLQHHRLFFGGFLPTVFEYWQPEGGLIAQNEIEVVDWVTKRIDRLLGMGGQIHNMGKEALKALAVGRAEKVGQVPYKDINGLRDWLAREAGHYDLVDTPAGFTKKVKSISFARMNQDEFNDFYKRVFNVAWSMVLSKTFSSEAEAQAAVDHLMALGN, from the coding sequence GTGGCAACTAAGATCATGATGGTTAAAGCTCAAGACGGCTCACTTCGGCCTGCTACGGAATACGACGCAGAGCAGTTAAAACGGATAAGGATCGGTCAGGCTGTAAAGATGGAAATGGCCAGACAGACTGACAGGTCGTTACAGCATCACCGGTTGTTCTTTGGTGGCTTCCTACCTACTGTGTTTGAGTATTGGCAGCCAGAGGGTGGCCTGATCGCCCAGAATGAGATTGAAGTCGTGGATTGGGTCACAAAGCGAATTGATCGGCTATTAGGGATGGGCGGCCAAATTCACAATATGGGGAAGGAAGCACTCAAAGCCTTGGCCGTGGGTAGGGCAGAAAAGGTTGGACAAGTCCCATACAAAGACATTAATGGACTTCGTGACTGGTTAGCCAGAGAAGCAGGGCATTACGATCTGGTGGATACACCGGCAGGCTTTACTAAGAAAGTTAAATCGATCAGCTTTGCGCGTATGAACCAGGATGAGTTTAACGATTTCTATAAGCGTGTTTTTAACGTGGCATGGAGCATGGTTTTAAGTAAGACATTTAGTAGTGAAGCTGAGGCGCAGGCGGCGGTGGATCATTTAATGGCTCTTGGTAATTAA